One genomic segment of Pseudomonas sp. p1(2021b) includes these proteins:
- a CDS encoding TonB-dependent receptor: MRHVPSAVSSPRLLASAIGVAISATSAYAADPAASNAITLDATSINGKAEQANTEYKVDKASSQKYTAPLVDTPRSITVIPQQVIKDTNALTLQDALRTVPGITFGAGEGGNPQGDRPFIRGFDAQGDTYLDGVRDTGAQTREIFAIESVEVAKGPNSAIGGRGAAGGTINLVSKRAHLGNSLDGAWTWGSDQTQRYTFDGNYQFSDTVAGRLNLMTHESNVAGRDKVNYDRWGIAPSLAFGLGTPTRLNLDYYHLESDDLPDSGIPYSIPRAGSNARTSAHPSKPTDGGDSDNFYGLTDRDFRKTRTDIATIAIEHDLTDSLTIKNTLRHGNSMQDYVLTQPDDSAGNVNNNGVWRRANTRVGNTATTTNQTDLFGEFYVGGFKNSFSTGVEFTKEESDRQSYTVSPNSKITDCTGPSHGGSCTSLSDPNPDDAWDGTVTRNYAGTKTSSKTRAIYVFDTLELTPQWLLNMGLRYDHFDTKFRSYDASGATAVNKDGTLNKGRDTSEFFTGQLGLVWKPAENGSIYVSYATSATPPGAMLGEGTEANPLPGTPDRGGNILSSDLEPEETTNYEIGTKWDLLDERLSLAAALFRTEKENARVQVDTTSYENVGETRVEGIELSASGKLTDKWQVFAGYTYMEARQIDGGPRGKANDGNQLPNTPNNSASLWTTYAVTPKLTIGGGAFYVDDVYGSVANTTMVDSYVRYDAMAAYKLTKNIDLQLNVQNLTNEVYYDKAYSTHFANQAAGRTALLTTSVHF, from the coding sequence ATGCGTCACGTGCCATCTGCTGTGAGTTCACCTCGTCTGCTTGCCTCTGCCATTGGCGTGGCGATCAGCGCCACTTCCGCCTATGCGGCAGACCCTGCTGCCAGCAATGCCATCACCCTGGACGCCACCAGCATCAACGGCAAGGCAGAACAGGCCAATACCGAGTACAAGGTCGACAAAGCCTCCTCGCAGAAGTACACCGCTCCGCTGGTGGACACTCCCCGCTCGATCACCGTGATTCCGCAGCAAGTCATCAAGGACACCAATGCCCTGACCTTGCAAGATGCCCTGCGTACGGTCCCAGGCATCACCTTCGGCGCAGGTGAAGGCGGTAACCCCCAGGGCGACCGCCCGTTCATCCGTGGTTTCGATGCCCAGGGTGATACCTACCTGGACGGTGTACGCGACACCGGTGCACAAACCCGCGAGATCTTTGCCATCGAATCGGTGGAAGTGGCCAAGGGCCCGAATTCGGCCATCGGCGGCCGTGGTGCTGCAGGCGGCACGATCAACCTGGTCAGCAAGCGCGCGCACCTGGGCAACTCGCTCGACGGCGCCTGGACATGGGGCAGCGACCAGACCCAGCGCTACACCTTCGATGGCAATTACCAGTTCAGCGACACCGTCGCCGGTCGTCTCAACCTGATGACCCACGAAAGCAACGTCGCCGGTCGCGACAAGGTCAACTATGACCGCTGGGGTATCGCACCTTCGCTGGCCTTCGGCCTCGGCACACCGACCCGGTTGAACCTCGACTACTACCACCTGGAAAGCGACGACCTGCCGGATTCTGGCATCCCATACAGCATTCCACGCGCAGGCAGCAACGCACGCACATCGGCGCACCCAAGCAAGCCCACCGACGGCGGTGACAGCGATAATTTCTACGGCCTGACCGACCGCGACTTCCGCAAGACCCGCACTGATATCGCCACCATCGCCATCGAGCACGACCTGACCGACTCGCTGACGATCAAGAACACCCTGCGCCATGGCAATAGCATGCAGGACTATGTCCTGACCCAGCCTGACGACAGCGCGGGTAACGTCAACAACAACGGTGTCTGGCGCCGCGCCAATACCCGGGTAGGCAATACCGCTACCACAACCAACCAGACCGACCTGTTCGGCGAGTTCTACGTCGGCGGCTTCAAGAACAGTTTCTCTACTGGTGTCGAGTTCACCAAGGAAGAATCCGACCGCCAAAGCTACACGGTTTCGCCGAACAGCAAGATCACCGACTGCACCGGGCCGAGCCATGGTGGCAGCTGCACATCGCTGAGCGATCCGAACCCGGACGATGCCTGGGACGGCACTGTCACGCGCAACTATGCAGGTACCAAGACCAGCAGCAAGACCCGTGCGATTTATGTATTCGACACCCTGGAGCTGACACCCCAATGGTTGCTGAACATGGGCTTGCGCTACGACCACTTCGACACCAAGTTCCGCAGCTATGACGCCTCCGGCGCCACTGCCGTGAACAAGGACGGTACGCTCAACAAAGGCCGGGACACGAGCGAATTCTTCACCGGCCAGCTGGGCCTGGTCTGGAAACCGGCCGAAAACGGCAGCATCTATGTCTCCTACGCCACCTCCGCGACCCCGCCGGGCGCCATGCTGGGCGAAGGTACCGAAGCCAACCCGTTGCCGGGCACCCCAGACCGTGGCGGTAACATTTTGAGCAGCGACCTGGAACCGGAAGAGACCACCAACTACGAGATCGGCACCAAATGGGACCTGCTTGACGAGCGCCTGTCCCTGGCAGCAGCCCTGTTCCGAACCGAAAAGGAAAACGCCCGCGTCCAGGTCGACACCACCAGTTACGAGAACGTTGGCGAAACCCGCGTCGAGGGTATCGAGCTGTCGGCCAGCGGCAAGCTCACCGACAAGTGGCAAGTATTCGCCGGCTACACCTACATGGAAGCCCGACAGATCGATGGTGGCCCACGTGGCAAGGCCAATGATGGCAACCAGTTGCCAAACACCCCGAACAACAGCGCCAGCCTGTGGACCACCTACGCGGTCACGCCAAAGCTGACGATCGGTGGCGGTGCCTTCTATGTGGATGACGTGTACGGCAGCGTTGCCAACACCACCATGGTCGACAGCTATGTGCGCTACGACGCGATGGCGGCCTACAAGCTGACCAAGAACATCGACCTGCAATTGAACGTGCAGAACCTCACCAACGAGGTCTACTACGACAAGGCGTACTCCACCCACTTCGCCAACCAGGCTGCAGGCCGCACTGCCCTGCTGACCACCAGCGTCCACTTCTGA